The Fusarium musae strain F31 chromosome 10, whole genome shotgun sequence DNA window TGAGATCAACAGCCACGACTTCGGCTCCCGCCGACGACAGGGCTTGGGCGGAGGGTGAGGCGGTGTTGCGGGTCAAGCCACGCACTTTGAAGCCGGCCTTGAGAAAGCGACGGGCGACGGAACCGCCCTGGTTGCCTGTGGCGCCAACGACGCAGATGAGTTTATCGTTGGCCATTGCTTTTCGTTTgtttgtctttgttggttCTGTATTGGAAAGAGGAGAAACGGGGGGGAGAAATTCGGTGAGGGTTTATTTCCTTAGCCGACCTTGGCTTTAGTTCGAACTGCTACAGTCTAGGCCCCTCTAAAAGACGGAGATGCATTCCTAGATCGAGGTGACTAAACCTAATCGAGGCCACCCTCGCGTGTTTCCCCAATTGTACCACGGCCCTGGGATTCCCagttttctcttctctcgttCTGTGCTCTCTCTCTATCTTTCTTCCGTGCCTCCCGCGCTTTTCCCCACGTGGCTGATCAATCTTTTCCCTCCCTCATACTCCGCTCCAAGCCTGACATGACTACGGTTTCACATACCTAATAGTGCTTATTTGAGCCATCTCTTATCATTATGGGCTCTGAACACGATTCCAAACCAAAGACTTCCTCGTCGCCCATAGCGTCAGGGTCTCCTCCACCCGTTACCACTCTGTCGGGTCAAGATCCTGGCGAGACGCGCCGATCGCCCGCAGATGACGAGAACCAACAGCCAGAGGAGCATGCGCCGCTCCAAGTCGATGTACGCTCTGACTCATTGACACAGACTTCATATATCTTATTGATCATTTTTTAGGAAGATGAAATAGCTGGCGATGATGCAGACTCTACTTATGGCTCTGATCGAGGGTCAGTCTACACTGCTTCCGTCACGTCATCAATCTACGACTACCAGTATGAAAATGGCCGTCGCTACCACGCTTTTCGCGAGGGCCAATACGTCCTGCCCAACGACGACCAGGAACAACAGCGCCTAGATCTTCAGCATCACATTTGGCGTTTACTCCTCGGCGGCGCCCTGCATACAGCGCCGCTGCCTAGCCCAGACTCAACCGAAGAATACCGCATTTTGGATCTCGGCTGCGGCACTGGTATCTGGGCCATAGAAATGGCAGACGAGTATCCCAACGCCACAGTCGCAGGCATAGACCTCTCTCCGATCCAGCCGGACTGGGTTCCAGGTAATTGCATGTTTCACGTAGACGACTACGAAGATGAGTGGACGTACCGTGAGAGCGAAAAGTTTGACTACATCCACGGTCGGGCGCTCAGCGGGACTAGTGCAGATTGGATGAGGTTTTATCAGCAGGCGCTTAATAATCTGAAGCCAGGCGGATACATGGAGATGCAGGAGTATGACGCGTGGATCTTCAGCGACGATGATAGTTGTGATAGGGCGCCGTGGACGATGGAGTGGGTTAAtaagcttgatgaggctaGTAAGATGTTTGGCAAGCAGATCAACGTGGCCAAGTATCATAAGCAGTGGATGATTGATGCTGGTTTCGAGGATGTCGTTGAGAGAGTTTACAGAGTAAGCTTTCATGTCAGCGTTACATTGGCGGTTACTAACTTTGGTAGATACCCATTGGCCCATGGGCGAAAGATCCGAcgctcaaggagcttggaAAGTTTGAGCTGACGCATATGCAAATGTCGGTTGAGTCGCATACACCAGCTTTGTTCACGCGCGTGTGGAATTATTCGCACGATCAGgttatggtgttgatggagggTGTCAAGCGGGAGTTTCGAAGTCGTGAGCTGAGATTGATCACGAGCTATCGATTCATCACTGGGCGGAAGCCAGCAGAGGCTTAGATGTGCTGGCTGCATCGAGCATGGGAAGAGTTGCTAGATTACGAAGCATCGATAGTTAAGCGGGCGTTGGGATATAGGAGGAAATTGACTTTCTTTTCATGACTTGGAAGGTATGAGCCTCTGTGTATGACTATGGGAGGAATGCTGTCTATGGTTTTGAGCTTCATGTCGCGAATACATGAGCTTAACCCTACAGGCAACTGTCATCCCATAGTTGAATACAGAGGCTCAAACCCTCCGAGTCGTTGAACCtcgttattttatttactacGAGACTTGAGGACTAGCAGTGATCTGGACTACCGAAAATGGCCTTTTAGTAATGCTGGAGACAAGAGTCCATTCTGACTTATCTTCCCTCAGAGCTCAGAAGGCTGATCAAGGGCATGGGTTATCAACTTCTTGTACCCCTCAACAGCCTGCTCCAGATCAGAAACCTTCAAGTGCTCATGCGCAGAGTGCGCCTCGAGAATCGAGCCAGGTCCGTACAGATATCTCTTATGACTCCCCTTTAGCCTCGGGATATCTGTTCCGTAGTTCAAGACCACAGTTTCAAATCCTACCATGGTTAGCTAGAGCTCGCTTCTTTCCAATGCTGTTATCttaccatcaacatcatagTCTGTAGGCACGGGTCCAATACCATATGAGAATTCAACGACTAGGCTCGGGTCACTCTCCTCAACTGCCTGACGTATTAAATTCCTGATACCCTCTGGAGTTCCGCCAGCGACTCGAACTCCTCCGGTAGCAAAAGCACTTGCCGGGATGACATTTCCAGCAACACCGCCTTCAATCCTTCCCACGTTGAGTGTGGAGTTCCCAAACTCTTTACTCCCAGGTAACTCAACCTTTTGAAGAGCTGCTAGCCCACGAACAAGGCTATCAATAGCATTACTTCCTGTCTCAGGATATCCAGAATGGCCAGCTTTTCCATTGGCTTTGAGAGTGAAGCCCAATCCACCTTTGTGACCTCGGGCAAGTTTGAGCTCTGTTGGCTCACCGAAGATGACGGACTCCCAAGATAGGCCGAGATCATTGACATTGCCCATTCCGGGTCCACCTGTCTCCTCACCCACCACAAACAGCAGCGCTACGTCGCCTTCACTGACCTCTTTCTTCTGGAAGAGTTCTTGAACAGCAATGATCTGCGCCGCGACACTACCCTTTGCATCGACTGTTCCTCGACCCCAGATCTCATCACCTCGTCGTTCATAAGGCCAGAATGGGGGAACAGTGTCAATATGAGAAGTCACGAGAACTTTTGTTTTCCTCGTACTATCATAGTAAGCCAAGACGTTATCGCGGTTCTTGGCAACTGCTTGAGTCTCAACAGTGAACCCAGCATCTTGGAGGTATGCCTTGAGAAAGTCGGTGACGTGCTTCTCAGAACCAGTGATCGAGGGTCGCTCAACGAGTGATTTGTGCAACTTAAGAAGTGCTGATGATTCTAGTGATTCATGAGAGAAGGGTAGCTGGACACCTCCCAGGTCAAACGCCGTCGCCGCAGCGGCAATCAAGagaatggtgttgagcttCATCGTCGATAAGAGCCTGCAGATAACAAAGAGGGGTAAAAGATATGAACCTGTCCAAACTGGGCCCCGTGTATCTTGATATAACGTTGATCGTCACAGATTGATAAGCAATCCCGAAAAGCCAATCAATTTCCTCTTTTATCGCTGTACAGATGTCACCATTGACGGGCAGTATTTCCTCATCTGCCAAAAGCGGGGAGACTCAAACTTCGGATACCCGAGATGGCAACACCCTTTATAGAAATATTTGCATTAGTTTTAATAATGGTATTGTTAAAGGGACGGGTTTGGAGATAACAGCTGGGTTGCGCGATTATAACCCTTGCGCACGCCAAGATGAGGAATGCCGATCGCGGGATGTCGACATATCGTGGGGTGAGGAGTTGGATACACAAGTCAAGTGGCCAAGATTTATAACTCTGTCGCCATACCTTGGTAGATTCTTGAATGTAGGAGGGGATCATCGCGAAAATGACCTCTTCTGGTATTTCCAAAG harbors:
- a CDS encoding hypothetical protein (MEROPS:MER0026479), which gives rise to MKLNTILLIAAAATAFDLGGVQLPFSHESLESSALLKLHKSLVERPSITGSEKHVTDFLKAYLQDAGFTVETQAVAKNRDNVLAYYDSTRKTKVLVTSHIDTVPPFWPYERRGDEIWGRGTVDAKGSVAAQIIAVQELFQKKEVSEGDVALLFVVGEETGGPGMGNVNDLGLSWESVIFGEPTELKLARGHKGGLGFTLKANGKAGHSGYPETGSNAIDSLVRGLAALQKVELPGSKEFGNSTLNVGRIEGGVAGNVIPASAFATGGVRVAGGTPEGIRNLIRQAVEESDPSLVVEFSYGIGPVPTDYDVDGFETVVLNYGTDIPRLKGSHKRYLYGPGSILEAHSAHEHLKVSDLEQAVEGYKKLITHALDQPSEL